One genomic region from Ornithinicoccus hortensis encodes:
- a CDS encoding FAD-binding and (Fe-S)-binding domain-containing protein, producing the protein MSPLPTQTSPWEDLADTLSRALGPAAVSRRALDRHAMAHDASHYLLTPELLVRPTDREQVAAVLRACDAAGTPVTFRSGGTSLSGQGITDAVLVDTRRHFRGVEVLDGGARVRVQPGTTVRQVNARLAPYRTKLGPDPASEGACTIGGVVANNSSGMHCGTEFNTYATLDSLVLVLPTGTLLDTAAPDAAERLRTLEPDLYAGLLRLRERVASDPASVATIRRLFAMKNTMGYGLNSLLDFTDPLDILVHLMIGSEGTLGFVAEATFRTVPVDPAIATGLLVFPDVTTATGSVPDLVGTGAATAELLDAASLRVSQRDPQCPPQIRDLQITDHAALLIEYTGGTAEELSERVAAATPALRSLPVTAPAELSEDGATRTALWRVRKGLFSAVAGARPQGTNALLEDVVVEVGLLGQTCASLTELFDRHSYEESVIFGHAKDGNVHFMLNERFDDDAAMARYAAFTEDMVDLVLGNGGSLKAEHGTGRIMAPFVRRQYGDELYAVMWELKRLIDPRGLLNPGAVLSDDPDSYLRDLKPNPRVEEEVDRCVECGYCEPVCPSRDVTLTPRQRIVLRREMVTARERGDHALARELEQDYVYEGEQTCAVDGMCLTACPVLIDTGDLVRRLRRETVSPVADRVWEGAAHAWGATAPGAALALSAARALPAALPVGVTAAARAVLGHDTVPLYDDGLPAGGSPRPRLDQPGAEAVLFSACIGQMFGPETTADGAPTPGAAEALRTLCERAGVRLRTPADPGALCCGTPWKSKGLGRGYAVMADRVVPALREATGGGAIPVVIEASSCAEGLVEMLRDRAPELRVLDAVEFVAEQVLPRLTITRRVDSVVVHPTCSTERAGTTRHLLELARAVGEEVSVPTGWGCCGFAGDRGLLHPELTASATAPEAAEVRGTGHTAYVSSNRTCEIGMTRATGRPYRHVLELLLHATG; encoded by the coding sequence ATGAGTCCCCTGCCGACGCAGACCAGCCCGTGGGAGGACCTGGCGGACACCCTGAGCCGTGCGCTGGGCCCCGCCGCGGTGAGCCGCCGGGCGCTGGACCGGCACGCGATGGCCCACGACGCCTCGCACTACCTGCTCACCCCCGAACTCCTCGTGCGCCCGACCGACCGGGAGCAGGTCGCCGCGGTGCTGCGGGCCTGCGACGCCGCCGGCACCCCGGTGACCTTCCGGTCCGGCGGCACCAGCCTGTCCGGGCAGGGCATCACCGACGCCGTCCTGGTCGACACCCGGCGCCACTTCCGGGGGGTCGAGGTGCTCGACGGCGGCGCCCGGGTGCGGGTGCAGCCGGGCACGACGGTGCGCCAGGTCAACGCCCGGCTGGCTCCCTACCGGACCAAGCTCGGCCCGGACCCGGCCAGCGAGGGCGCCTGCACCATCGGCGGGGTCGTCGCCAACAACTCCAGCGGGATGCACTGCGGCACCGAGTTCAACACCTACGCGACGCTCGACTCACTGGTCCTGGTCCTGCCGACGGGCACCCTGCTGGACACGGCCGCCCCCGACGCCGCGGAGCGGTTGCGGACCCTGGAGCCGGACCTGTATGCCGGCCTGCTCCGGCTCCGCGAACGGGTCGCCTCCGACCCGGCCTCCGTGGCGACCATCCGGCGGCTCTTCGCGATGAAGAACACGATGGGCTACGGGTTGAACTCCCTGCTGGACTTCACCGACCCGCTGGACATCCTGGTGCACCTGATGATCGGCAGCGAGGGGACGCTGGGGTTCGTGGCGGAGGCGACCTTCCGCACTGTCCCGGTGGACCCGGCCATCGCGACCGGGCTCCTCGTCTTCCCCGACGTCACCACGGCGACCGGGTCCGTCCCCGACCTGGTCGGGACCGGGGCGGCGACCGCCGAACTGCTGGACGCCGCCTCGCTGCGGGTCTCCCAACGCGACCCGCAGTGCCCGCCCCAGATCCGGGACCTGCAGATCACCGACCACGCCGCGCTGCTCATCGAGTACACCGGCGGCACCGCCGAGGAACTCAGCGAGCGGGTCGCCGCCGCGACCCCGGCGCTGCGCTCGCTGCCGGTCACCGCGCCCGCCGAGCTCTCCGAGGACGGCGCCACCCGCACGGCGCTCTGGCGGGTCCGCAAGGGGCTGTTCAGCGCGGTCGCCGGGGCCCGGCCCCAGGGCACCAACGCCCTGCTCGAGGACGTCGTGGTCGAGGTGGGGCTGCTGGGCCAGACCTGCGCCTCGCTCACCGAGCTGTTCGACCGGCACTCCTACGAGGAGTCGGTCATCTTCGGCCACGCCAAGGACGGCAACGTCCACTTCATGCTCAACGAGCGCTTCGACGACGACGCCGCGATGGCCCGCTACGCGGCGTTCACCGAGGACATGGTCGACCTCGTCCTGGGCAACGGCGGCTCGCTGAAGGCCGAGCACGGGACCGGGCGGATCATGGCACCCTTCGTGCGCCGCCAGTACGGCGACGAGCTGTACGCCGTGATGTGGGAGCTCAAGCGCCTGATCGACCCCCGGGGCCTGCTCAACCCCGGCGCGGTGCTCTCCGACGACCCCGACTCCTACCTCAGGGACCTCAAGCCCAACCCCCGGGTGGAGGAGGAGGTCGACCGGTGCGTGGAGTGCGGCTACTGCGAGCCGGTCTGCCCCTCGCGGGACGTGACCCTCACCCCGCGGCAACGGATCGTGCTCCGGCGGGAGATGGTCACCGCCCGCGAGCGGGGTGACCACGCCCTGGCCCGGGAGCTGGAGCAGGACTACGTCTACGAGGGCGAGCAGACGTGCGCGGTCGACGGCATGTGCCTGACCGCCTGTCCGGTCCTGATCGACACCGGTGACCTGGTGCGCCGGCTGCGGCGGGAGACCGTCTCGCCGGTGGCGGACCGCGTGTGGGAGGGCGCCGCCCACGCCTGGGGCGCCACCGCCCCGGGAGCCGCCCTGGCGCTCAGCGCGGCGCGGGCCCTCCCCGCGGCCCTGCCCGTCGGGGTGACCGCCGCGGCCCGGGCGGTGCTCGGGCACGACACCGTCCCGCTGTACGACGACGGCCTGCCGGCCGGTGGCAGCCCCCGCCCGAGGCTGGACCAGCCGGGGGCCGAGGCGGTGCTGTTCAGCGCCTGCATCGGGCAGATGTTCGGCCCGGAGACCACGGCGGACGGTGCTCCGACCCCGGGCGCCGCCGAGGCCCTCCGCACTCTGTGCGAGCGCGCGGGTGTCCGGCTGCGCACCCCGGCCGACCCGGGCGCGCTGTGCTGCGGCACGCCGTGGAAGTCCAAGGGCCTCGGCCGTGGGTATGCGGTGATGGCCGACCGTGTCGTGCCGGCGCTGCGCGAGGCGACCGGGGGCGGGGCCATCCCGGTGGTCATCGAGGCGTCCTCGTGCGCCGAGGGGCTGGTCGAGATGCTGCGGGACCGGGCCCCGGAGCTGCGGGTGCTGGATGCCGTCGAGTTCGTCGCCGAGCAGGTGCTGCCCCGGCTGACCATCACCCGCAGGGTCGACTCGGTCGTGGTGCACCCGACCTGCTCGACCGAGCGGGCCGGGACCACCCGGCACCTGCTGGAGCTGGCCCGGGCGGTCGGCGAGGAGGTGTCGGTGCCCACCGGGTGGGGCTGCTGCGGGTTCGCCGGGGACCGGGGGCTGCTGCACCCCGAGCTCACCGCCTCGGCCACCGCGCCCGAGGCCGCGGAGGTGCGCGGGACCGGGCACACGGCATACGTGTCGAGCAACCGGACCTGCGAGATCGGGATGACCCGGGCCACCGGGCGGCCCTACCGGCACGTCCTCGAGCTGCTGCTCCACGCCACCGGCTGA